One region of Brassica napus cultivar Da-Ae chromosome A10, Da-Ae, whole genome shotgun sequence genomic DNA includes:
- the LOC106370970 gene encoding protein TIC 20-I, chloroplastic — translation MMISGCNALTSHVLTSSWGFKPSSYRATASGQTQRCLAGSSFSVIKNSLGSPLPFNGLQASVQRGVPLSYLSASSSCLLNGEQGSLSSTLPVLPIRRKTLLSPRASKDVPSSFRFPPMTKKPQWWWRTLACLPYLMPLHETWMYAETAYHLHPFLEDFEFLTYPFLGALGRLPGWFLMAYFFVAYLGIVRRKEWPHFFRFHVVMGMLLEIALQVIGTVSKWMPLGLYWGKFGMHFWTAVAFAYLFTVLESIRCALAGMYADIPFVCDAAYIQIPYD, via the exons ATGATGATAAGTGGATGCAACGCGTTAACTTCACATGTTCTAACAAGCTCTTGGGGGTTCAAGCCATCTTCGTACAGAGCTACAGCTTCAGGACAGACTCAACGTTGTCTTGCTGGGAGTTCATTTTCTGTCATAAAGAACTCTTTGGGGTCACCTTTACCATTTAATGGGCTTCAAGCTAGTGTACAAAGAG GTGTGCCTTTGTCATACCTCTCAGCCTCGTCTTCTTGCCTTCTGAATGGGGAACAAGGTAGTCTGTCTAGCACACTACCTGTGTTACCCATCCGCAGGAAAACCCTTTTGTCCCCAAGAGCATCAAAAGATGTACCCTCCAGCTTCCGGTTTCCTCCAATGACCAAAAAGCCACAATGGTGGTGGAGAACCTTGGCATGCCTACCTTACCTGATGCCGCTTCACGAGACCTGGATGTACGCGGAAACCGCTTACCATCTCCACCCTTTCCTAGAAGATTTCGAGTTCTTAACCTACCCGTTTCTAGGCGCCTTAGGGAGGTTACCGGGCTGGTTCCTGATGGCTTACTTCTTTGTAGCGTACCTTGGGATAGTGAGGAGAAAAGAATGGCCTCACTTCTTTAGGTTCCATGTGGTGATGGGTATGCTGCTCGAAATCGCTCTTCAGGTTATAGGAACTGTTAGCAAGTGGATGCCTCTTGGTCTCTATTGGGGTAAGTTTGGGATGCATTTCTGGACCGCTGTTGCGTTTGCTTATCTGTTTACAGTGCTTGAAAGCATAAGGTGTGCGCTTGCCGGTATGTACGCGGACATCCCATTTGTTTGCGATGCTGCGTATATCCAGATCCCATACGACTAA
- the LOC106370969 gene encoding transcription initiation factor TFIID subunit 6 yields the protein MSIVPKETIEVIAQSIGITNLSPEAALMLAPDVEYRVREIMQEAIKCMRHSKRTTLTASDVDGALNLRNLEPIYGFGSGGPIRFRKAIGHRDLFYTDDREVDFKDVIEAPLPKAPLDTEIVCHWLAIEGVQPAIPENAPLEVIRAPAENQIYQQKDGPLIDIRLPVKHVLSKELQLYFQKIAELTLSKSNPSLFKEALVSLASDSGLHPLVPYFTNFIADEVSRGLNDFLLLFNLMHVVRSLLQNPHIHIEPYLHQLMPSVVTCLVSRKLGNRFADNHWDLRDFTANLVALICKRFGNTYITLQSRLTKTLVNALLDPKKALTQHYGAIQGLAALGHNVVRLLVLSNLEPYLSLLEPELDAEKQKNQMKSYEAWRVYGAILRAAGLCIHDRLKIFPTLPSPSPSFPSKGKGKVISTEPNKRKLGVDSSENRSPHKRLIATDGSDGGPSPMQVDRPTGDANPPQNSVRPSSSEQASDGNAPESRNAKEKDDSKGRAITRKAILDQIWKDDLDSGRLLVKLHQLYGDRILPFIPSTEMSLFL from the exons GAAGCTATCAAATGCATGCGTCACTCTAAGAGAACGACTTTAACAGCTTCCGATGTTGATGGTGCTCTCAACTTAAGGAACCTTGAG CCGATATATGGGTTTGGCTCAGGAGGACCGATTCGTTTTAGAAAAGCTATTGGGCATCGGGATTTGTTCTACACTGATGACAGAGAGGTGGATTTCAAAGAT GTGATTGAAGCTCCACTACCAAAAGCTCCTCTTGATACTGAAATTGTCTGTCACTGGCTTGCGATTGAAGGAGTGCAGCCAGCTATACCAGAAAACGCTCCTTTAGAAG TCATTAGAGCACCTGCCGAAAATCAAATTTATCAACAAAAGGACGGACCTCTTATTGACATTAGGCTACCTGTGAAGCATGTATTATCTAAGGAGCTTCAG TTGTACTTCCAAAAGATTGCTGAACTTACATTGAGCAAGTCAAATCCCTCTCTGTTTAAAGAGGCATTAGTGAGCTTGGCCTCAGACTCAGGACTTCATCCCCTAGTTCCATACTTCACAAATTTCATTGCTGATGAG GTATCACGTGGGTTAAATGACTTCCTGCTCCTGTTTAATTTAATGCACGTTGTCAGAAGTCTTCTGCAGAATCCTCATATACACATAGAACCTTAT CTTCACCAGCTGATGCCCTCTGTTGTAACATGCCTTGTATCGAGAAAGCTTGGAAATAGATTTGCCGACAACCATTGGGATCTGAGAGATTTTACTGCGAATCTGGTTGCACTGATATGTAAAAG gtttgGAAACACATACATTACTCTTCAGTCTCGTCTTACGAAAACTTTAGTTAATGCACTTTTGGACCCAAAGAAGGCCTTGACTCAGCACTACGGTGCAATTCAAGGATTAGCGGCTTTAGGGCACAATGTC GTACGCCTTCTTGTTCTGTCAAATCTTGAACCGTATCTGAGTCTTCTCGAACCAGAATTGGATGCTGAGAAGCAAAAGAACCAGATGAAGAGCTACGAAGCTTGGCGTGTATATGGAGCTATACTG cgTGCTGCAGGTCTGTGTATACATGACCGGCTTAAAATCTTCCCAACTCTACCATCTCCATCACCAAGTTTTCCCAGTAAGGGAAAGGGGAAAGTAATCAGTACTGAGCCAA ATAAGCGAAAGCTGGGTGTAGATTCTTCAGAAAACCGGTCACCTCATAAAAGATTGATAGCTACAGATGGGTCAGATGGTGGTCCATCCCCAATGCAAGTAGATAGACCGACGGGAGATGCCAATCCGCCACAAAACTCCGTTCGACCATCCTCGTCAGAACAAGCGTCTGATGGTAACGCACCTGAAAGCAGAAACGCAAAGGAGAAAGATGACAGCAAGGGCCGGGCTATTACCAGGAAAGCTATCCTTGATCAGATTTGGAAAGATGACCTCGATTCCGGACGGCTCTTGGTGAAACTGCACCAACTCTATGGTGATAGGATCCTTCCTTTCATCCCTTCTACAGAGATGTCATTATTCCTCTAA